The segment ATCCAGAAAGCAAGCGGGCTTTCCCCCTTGACGGCTGATTAAGTCCATGGTGGCCATGGTTTCCCCGGCACCGACACTGATGATACCGACATTACCATCAAGTTCTACATAATCGATACCGTATTTTTTCATTCGCTGCTCCACTGTGTCCTGGGCTGTTTCCACTGCCAATTTTTTAACGGTAGAATATTTATTGAGTGCATTATCATCAATGGCCAGCCGTCCATCAGCGGCAACAAGCTCACCATCCACCGTCAGCACCAGTGGATTAACTTCCAACAGGATAGCATGATATTGCAGATAAATATCGTACAACCGTTGAATAAGCGGCACAAACCGTTTTGCGATGGTATGCCGAAAATTAAGTTGAGACAGTACTTCTCGCACTGTATAGTCATGTAAAGGATATTTCATATCTATGACACACTGGGCCATGGCCTCAGGAAACTCCCGGGCCACTTCTTCCACATCCATGCCCCCTTTGCTGCTGACAATTAAGACAGGCAGCTGTTCGTCCGGAGATATGGTAATTCCCACGTAAAACTCTTGTTCTATCTGAAGCTTCTCCTCAACCCACA is part of the Metallumcola ferriviriculae genome and harbors:
- the sucC gene encoding ADP-forming succinate--CoA ligase subunit beta; this encodes MNLYEYQVKQLFKDIGIKTPAGQLAKTEDDAINAYQLVGPEVMLKSQVLTGGRGKAGGIKAAAAEEEVLAVFKQLTGLTIKGLPVKQVWVEEKLQIEQEFYVGITISPDEQLPVLIVSSKGGMDVEEVAREFPEAMAQCVIDMKYPLHDYTVREVLSQLNFRHTIAKRFVPLIQRLYDIYLQYHAILLEVNPLVLTVDGELVAADGRLAIDDNALNKYSTVKKLAVETAQDTVEQRMKKYGIDYVELDGNVGIISVGAGETMATMDLISRQGGKPACFLDFSAGVNPETIALALKTVSLRPEVKSILINIFGGLTRIDKVAEGIVYAIKKIGDIKQPLTIRLEGTNAELGREVIQQHGLESCLTLQEAVYQSVKRGEI